One segment of Sulfobacillus thermosulfidooxidans DSM 9293 DNA contains the following:
- a CDS encoding aldo/keto reductase, whose amino-acid sequence MEYRVLGRTGEQVSIIGFGALEIGRDWGIGQGDDIKRPSVEQAATVLHHVLDLGINIIDTASAYHQSEVRIGQALSKRRHQYFLATKCGEHNREPETYYDFSYDAIAISIEESLARLRTSQIDLLQIHFGPNPRNVLEQGDTVRAMREAKDAGKVRFLGASCEYDLIDDIIALQDFDVVQLTYNLLDRRALDAIKKAADHALGILIRFPLAMGWLTPRAKTLITTSSPHAEQLKPYLALLNNDFQQLIPLALQFIAQRPEVSSILVGTKNVQHLDEAVQAMDYPLPPGIMDEVNQLAK is encoded by the coding sequence ATGGAATACCGCGTTCTAGGACGAACAGGGGAACAAGTTAGCATCATCGGATTTGGAGCATTGGAAATTGGCCGTGACTGGGGCATAGGACAAGGAGACGACATTAAGCGGCCTTCAGTCGAACAAGCCGCGACGGTTTTACATCACGTCTTGGATTTGGGTATCAACATCATTGATACCGCTTCGGCCTATCATCAAAGCGAGGTTCGCATTGGACAAGCTCTTTCTAAAAGGCGCCATCAATATTTTTTAGCCACGAAATGTGGAGAACATAACAGAGAACCTGAAACCTATTACGACTTTAGCTATGACGCGATTGCCATATCTATTGAGGAATCTTTAGCTCGACTTCGCACCAGCCAAATCGACTTATTGCAAATCCATTTTGGACCAAATCCCCGCAACGTGCTCGAGCAAGGCGACACGGTAAGAGCCATGCGTGAGGCCAAAGATGCCGGAAAAGTGCGCTTTTTGGGAGCGTCGTGTGAATATGATCTAATCGATGACATCATTGCCTTACAAGATTTCGATGTTGTGCAGTTGACCTATAACCTGCTAGACCGAAGAGCTCTCGACGCTATAAAAAAAGCGGCTGACCATGCTTTGGGTATTCTGATTCGTTTTCCCTTAGCGATGGGCTGGCTCACACCACGCGCTAAGACATTGATAACAACCTCTTCACCACACGCTGAGCAACTAAAGCCCTATTTAGCACTACTCAACAACGATTTTCAACAACTCATTCCTCTCGCACTACAATTCATCGCCCAACGTCCTGAAGTAAGTTCGATTTTGGTTGGGACGAAAAATGTGCAGCATCTGGATGAAGCTGTTCAGGCTATGGACTATCCCTTGCCTCCCGGAATAATGGATGAAGTTAATCAACTGGCAAAATAA
- a CDS encoding NUDIX hydrolase, which produces MANEFLDVYDDQGRWIGVQSRDRAHSLGLWHKTFHCWIGGYWQGEPVLVLQLRSPNKDMHPGLLDVSSAGHLLHGETPEDGIREVREELGLALNVSDVIFVGVSPQSFVAPNIIDHEYCYEYAFWMMQPILPDVFTLDTTEVAGIFPISLHILYDLFSHHDETLHNVQGWKQTPEGLCATTLPVNVHSFVPRDPAYYLDWVTWFKQHMPES; this is translated from the coding sequence ATGGCGAACGAATTTCTAGACGTCTATGATGATCAGGGACGGTGGATTGGGGTGCAATCTCGCGATAGGGCTCATAGCCTGGGATTGTGGCATAAGACCTTTCATTGCTGGATTGGGGGCTATTGGCAGGGTGAACCCGTGTTAGTGTTGCAGCTACGGTCCCCAAACAAGGATATGCATCCTGGGCTCTTAGATGTATCATCAGCCGGTCATCTGCTTCATGGGGAAACTCCCGAAGATGGTATTCGAGAAGTGCGTGAAGAACTCGGATTGGCGTTGAATGTGTCTGATGTGATCTTTGTGGGGGTTTCACCCCAATCTTTTGTCGCTCCGAACATAATCGACCATGAGTATTGTTATGAATATGCCTTTTGGATGATGCAGCCGATATTGCCCGATGTCTTTACCTTAGACACAACGGAAGTGGCCGGTATCTTTCCTATCAGTTTGCACATTCTTTATGATTTGTTTAGCCACCACGACGAGACCCTACACAATGTGCAGGGATGGAAACAAACTCCGGAAGGACTGTGCGCCACAACCCTTCCGGTGAATGTTCACAGCTTTGTTCCTCGTGATCCAGCATATTATCTTGACTGGGTTACGTGGTTTAAACAACACATGCCAGAGTCTTAG
- a CDS encoding glycosyltransferase family 4 protein, with product MLRLISISGSESGITKRHLRITFLLPGPPSVPVGGYRVVYTYANYLAERGHRVEIVHAGKLGQFPAPQPSSWRTLRNAWRYWSRIKPAIIPPHVSWHIFHPRVKLSFLPGEPVNRVMPASDIIVATAWTTAEYVQGYAKEKGEPFYLIQHLETWQGKDERALATWHFPFHKIVVSHWLHAEGTKRGLEDLIHIPIAVDHQLFHPGKSLTRRPLSILGMYHPAPWKGGQDMLAVMTRLHERYPSLPISLFGTGIRPKELPSSFRYVQNPSQAELAVLYRSHAIFVHTSYLEGWALPPAEAMASGCVFVGTDSRGNRDYAIPNVNALLVEPGHIEELFAQISRVIEHEDLRDRLQHEGFNTLQTFTWEDSTDMLEQYFLRYVP from the coding sequence ATGCTAAGATTAATTTCTATTAGCGGGAGTGAGAGTGGTATCACTAAACGCCATTTGCGCATTACCTTTTTGCTGCCCGGACCTCCTTCGGTTCCGGTTGGCGGTTACCGGGTTGTCTACACCTATGCCAATTATTTGGCAGAACGAGGGCATCGGGTGGAAATTGTCCATGCTGGCAAGTTAGGGCAATTTCCCGCTCCACAGCCCTCTTCATGGCGCACTTTACGTAACGCGTGGCGATATTGGTCGCGGATCAAGCCAGCCATTATTCCGCCTCATGTATCATGGCATATTTTTCACCCCCGGGTAAAACTATCCTTTTTGCCAGGAGAACCCGTTAATCGGGTGATGCCGGCATCGGATATCATTGTTGCCACGGCGTGGACGACTGCGGAATATGTTCAAGGATACGCAAAAGAGAAAGGAGAACCTTTCTATCTTATCCAACATCTCGAAACATGGCAGGGGAAGGATGAGCGTGCCCTAGCGACATGGCATTTTCCGTTTCACAAAATTGTGGTGTCGCACTGGCTTCATGCGGAAGGAACAAAACGAGGGCTTGAGGACTTAATCCATATTCCCATTGCCGTGGATCACCAGCTATTTCATCCTGGTAAATCGTTAACACGGCGACCACTGAGCATCTTAGGCATGTATCATCCTGCTCCCTGGAAGGGCGGACAAGATATGTTGGCGGTGATGACCCGTTTGCATGAACGATATCCGTCCCTTCCTATTTCTCTGTTTGGGACGGGGATCCGGCCAAAGGAACTCCCATCATCGTTTCGATATGTGCAAAATCCTTCGCAGGCCGAGCTGGCGGTTTTATACCGCAGTCATGCCATTTTCGTTCATACCAGTTATTTGGAAGGATGGGCATTACCCCCGGCCGAAGCTATGGCATCAGGGTGTGTGTTCGTAGGAACGGACAGCAGAGGAAATCGCGATTATGCGATTCCTAATGTCAATGCTTTACTGGTTGAACCAGGCCATATCGAGGAGCTATTCGCACAGATATCGCGGGTGATTGAACACGAAGATTTGCGCGATAGACTCCAACATGAAGGATTTAACACGCTGCAAACTTTTACGTGGGAAGATTCGACGGACATGCTGGAACAGTATTTTTTGCGTTATGTGCCATGA